Proteins encoded together in one Epinephelus moara isolate mb chromosome 2, YSFRI_EMoa_1.0, whole genome shotgun sequence window:
- the srsf1a gene encoding serine/arginine-rich splicing factor 1A has protein sequence MSGVVRGPAGNNDCRIYVGNLPPDIRTKDVEDVFYKYGTIRDIDLKNRRGGPPFAFIEFEDPRDADDAVYGRDGYDYDGYRLRVEFPRSGRGSRGGFGGIGGAPRGRYGPPSRRSEYRVIVSGLPQSGSWQDLKDHMREAGDVCYADVFRDGTGVVEFVRKEDMTYAVRKLDNTKFRSHEGETAYIRVKLDGPRSPSYGRSRSRSRGSRSRSRSRSASRSRSNSRGRGRGSPRYSPRHSRSRSRS, from the exons atGTCGGGTGTTGTGCGAGGCCCCGCTGGGAACAACGACTGCCGAATTTATGTGGGAAACCTCCCCCCTGATATTCGCACAAAAGACGTGGAGGACGTGTTCTACAAATACGGAACAATCCGAGATATCGACCTGAAGAACCGGAGAGGGGGGCCGCCTTTCGCCTTCATTGAATTCGAGGACCCAAG GGACGCAGATGATGCAGTCTATGGACGTGATGGATATGACTATGACGGCTACAGGCTGCGTGTGGAGTTTCCTCGGAGCGGCAGGGGCTCGAGAGGCGGTTTCGGAGGGATCGGTGGAGCTCCAAGGGGCAGATATGGTCCTCCATCCAGACGCTCCGAGTACAGGGTCATTGTGTCAG GACTCCCTCAGAGTGGCAGCTGGCAGGACCTGAAGGACCACATGCGTGAAGCAGGCGACGTCTGCTATGCTGACGTTTTCAGAGATGGAACCGGGGTTGTAGAATTTGTGCGCAAAGAAGACATGACCTATGCCGTTCGAAAGCTGGACAACACCAAATTCCGCTCACATGAG GGAGAGACTGCTTACATTCGTGTGAAATTAGACGGTCCCCGCAGCCCAAGTTATGGAAGATCACGCTCCCGCAGCCGTGGCAGTCGGAGCAGGAGCCGCAGTCGCAGCGCCAGTCGCAGCCGCAGCAATTCCCGTGGTCGTGGCAGAGGATCGCCCCGCTACTCGCCTCGTCACAGCCGCTCTCGCTCCCGTTCCTAA
- the dynll2a gene encoding dynein, light chain, LC8-type 2a: MTDRKAVIKNADMSEDMQQDAVDCATQAMEKYNIEKDIAAYIKKEFDKKYNPTWHCIVGRNFGSYVTHETKHFIYFYLGQVAILLFKSG, translated from the exons ATGACTGACAGGAAAGCTGTGATCAAAAACGCAGACATGTCCGAGGACATGCAGCAGGACGCGGTGGACTGTGCCACCCAGGCCATGGAGAAGTACAACATAGAGAAGGACATTGCAGCCTATATCAAGAAG GAATTTGACAAGAAGTATAACCCTACCTGGCACTGCATCGTCGGGAGGAACTTCGGCAGCTACGTCACCCACGAGAcaaagcatttcatttacttCTACTTGGGCCAAGTGGCCATCTTGCTCTTCAAGTCTGGCTGA